Within the Microcebus murinus isolate Inina chromosome 16, M.murinus_Inina_mat1.0, whole genome shotgun sequence genome, the region ACAATAGGGAAACTCAAGGAAAAAAAGCTGATGATCTTGATTTGAGCAGAATCTTAAGTCACCTCAcctgagttcaagtcctggcCAAAACACCTACTGAATACATGGTTCACCTCATTTCTTTACCTCCCCGAGCATTCGTTTTCTTTCTCATCtcaaaaatggagataataatggcATCTACCTTATTGAGTTCTTGGGAAGAGTAAATGTGATGATGTTCATCACCCAGATGTCAAAGAACTACCATAGGAGGCCTTAGCCCTTTTTCTCTGTGCCCATGCGGAGGCCAAACTCAACAGTTCAACCTGTCATTGAAATAAGCCCACTTCACGACATGGTAACAAGAACTGCAGTTTGTTCAAGAATtcacaggaggcagggagggtatACACACTGAACACCACAATACACAAACCTATGTCTTTGGAGTGTGGCATTTGAGGGTAAAAAGCGGGAGTTCCAGAAACAGGCTGCAAGAGCTCGGAACAAGGCTCtgtcacattctttttttttttttttttttttttgagacagagtctcactctgttgcccaggctagagtgagtgccgtggcatcagcctagctcacagcaacttcaatctcctgggctcaagcaatcctcctgcctcagcctcccgagtagctgagactacaggcatgcgccaccatgccccactaattttttctatatatattagttggccaattaatttgtttctatttatagtagagacgggtctcgctcttgctcaggctggtttcgaactcctgacctctagcaatcggcccacctcggcttcccagagtggtaggattataggcgtgagccaccgcgccgggccatcTGTCACATTCTTATTGCATGACACATGAGACTGCTTGGGCCGCCAtcacaaagtaccacagactgggtggcttaaacaccGTGAATGTATTTTCTCACTACTCTAGAGGCTAGAAATCCTAGATCAAGTTAtcggcagggttggtttcttctgaggcctctctccctaGCTTGTAGATGACACCTTCTGCTtgtgtcttcacgtggtcttCCCCAGGTGCACGTCTATGTCCGAAtcgcctcttcttataagggcgcACGCCAGACTGGATCAGGGCCTACCCTaacgacctcattttaacttagcTACTTCTTCAAAGACCCTAGCTCCAAACATAGCCACATTCTGCAGCGCTGGGggctagggcttcaacatatgctTCTGGGGACACGGTTCAGCCCCTAACAGATGATCTGGAGAAGTTACCTAGCATTTCTGGGCTCCCAGTTTCCTCTgttataaaatggggacaattcTGTTTACCTACAGGAGCATTGTGAGGAATATGtgacaaagaaaatgtgatgatGCGTGCAGCGCCTGGCACGTGGTGAGCACTTACGCAttatttatcatttgtaggcTTCCCATTCGATAGCTCCATTCTCGCCCTGCAGCCAGCCACCTCATccactctctcccttccctctccaacAAAACCCTCCTCTGGCCCAGCACAAGGCCTTTCTTCCTCTGTTGTAGGAGCCTCTGAGCAGAGCAATGGGAACGAGTGGCATGCGCTACAGCCGGAGGGCCCCATGCTGGTGGCAGAGGGTGAGACGCTCATATTGAGGTGTACGGCGGTCGGCTCCTGCGTTGATGATATGATTAAATGGGTCAAGGTCAGCTCTCAGGACCAGCAAGAAATTTATAACTTCAAACGTGGCTTCTTCCCCGGGGTGGTGCCCATGATCCAACGGACATCAGAGCCACTGAACTGCGACTACTCCATCTACATCCTCAATGTCACCAAGGAGCATGCTGGAACCTACCACTGTGTGAGGTCTGATGGTCTGAGTGAACACTCAGAAACGAAGGCGGATGAGGGCACCTCGGTGCTTGTGAAGGGTGAGTATGAGGCCCTGCAGGGCGCATATTCGTCTGGTCTGTCTCCCTGTGGCAGTCACCCTCATCCACAGCCATGCTGTATCACACAAAACCTCAGTGGCACACAACAGTATGTATTTGTATCTCACGTGCATATTTGCGTGTGGCTGGGGTGGGTCCACTCCCCATGTCGCAAGCCAGGACCCAGGCCCGAGAGGAAGCAGCTACATCGTGGGTGGGGCATGTTTTCTCATGGAGGTGGCAGAAGCCAGAGGGCCAGTCCCAACTCGCCAAGCACGTCTGACGCTGACGCCTCTGCACCCCACTGGCTAAAGCAAATCACATGGCTCAGTTCTGAGCCAAGGAACAAGGAAGTTTGCTCTTCCACCGTGAGGCCATGGGGAGGGTGTAGACATGTCATATCACTGCAGTGGAGTCAAGACCTGGTGCTGATAGTGTGATCTACCCCACTCCCAAGTAATCAGTCGTGGTACCTATAAGTCCACCAAGAGTGACCCGGAGACACAGATCCTGGACCTGTCATTCAATAGCGGTATGTTCTTAAATGAGTCACTGAAGCTGCTATATATATCTCAAGTGcttaattataaaataggcaACAAAATCTGTACTTCAAGGGTCAGTCAGGTGATTAAATAGGAGAACAGATGCTTATGAACCACCCCATAACCTGGCACACGGAGAGTGTCTGCTGTGTGGGgacttcattttaacttggtGCGGGCATTTGGGGAAGGCTTCCCAGCGCCTTCCAAGCTGTGACATGCCTCCCCTGGAGCCCTGCAGTCCTCTGCGTTTCCAGCCTCTGGGCAATTTTCTTTCCAGCTGCATCATCAGCCTGAGAGCAGTCTCAGGGCAGGGTACTGGCCTGCCTCGTGGGATTCATTTTCCCCGATCTGAGCATCGGAACATAGTAGATACCCATAACTCCTTTACTGAATGAATCAACTAGTGAGTGATGAAAGAAAGCAGGAGGGAGTGGGAGAGTGAAGAAAttgagaaaggggaaagggagggaaaactCAGAGGAGGGAATGAGTGGACGATGGAGGAACAGCACAAAGGAATCCAACAAAGACTCTCCCTTTGGCTTTAGGAGCTGGGGACCCCAAGCCATACCTCTGGATCATCCAGCCCCAGGACTTGGTGTTGGTGACCGCCGGAGACACTGCCTTCCTGAACTGCACAGTGCTTGGAGACGGGCCCCCTGGACCCATCAGGTGGTTCCGGGGGGCCGGTCTGAGCCGAGAGGCCATTTACAACTTTGAAGGCATCTCCCAGCCCAACGTGACAGCAGTGCGGGCCTCCAAGAATGACTTCAGCATTCTTCTGGGAGCCATCTCCACTGAGGATGCTGGCACCTATTACTGCATAAAGTTTCATAGGAAACCCAATAGGCAATACCTCTCTGGACAGGGTACCACGCTGAGAGTGAAAGGTGAGACAGGTGATCCAGGAGGTGTCAGGGGAGAGGAGCAGGTGGTCCCCAAGGAACTTTTCACCATGTTTCAAACAAGCCATCTCTTTTCAGCTTCCATGTCTTTACATAAGCTGTTCCCTCTACCTGAAatgctttctccttttctctgagaactcctactcatccttcaaggccccATACAAATGGCCCCTCCTCTTTGAAACTTTCTCCAACCCCCAGGCAGAGTTAATTTCTCCCCATTTGGGGCTCTACAGAACTTTTAATAGCCCGTTAACAATTCAGCAAACACCTATCGCATGCTAGTTGAGTGTCCTGCACTGTTCGAGGTGCTGGAGACACTGCAATGAATCAGACATTATCTGTACCCCAGAGATGCTCCAGCAGGTCTAAGTTCATACACCACAAATGCAGGGTTTAACTTCTAGCCCCCACCCAGGTAGAAACTGGCGGACTCGTCTCAGTGGCCCCAGATCCTGGCACAGGGACTCGGGAAGTGACAGGAGAGAATGATGAAAGGGGGTGTGAGAAAGCTTCTCTGTCTTGCAGCGAAACCCACCTCTTCCCAAGAGGCAGCATTCTCTGGCGAACATGTAGCCAGGATATCTCCAACAGGTAAGTCCACCTACCTCAATGGAGTGAATGAGTCCCCCACAGGcaaggggaggggggcatggatgGCCTGGTCATGAGAAGGGAGCAGTCCCAGACTTCTGGGGCTCACCTGCCACCAAGAAAGTCCCCAGGACTCCATCTCCACTGCAGAACCAGGAACAGCTCAATCAAGAAAAGACTTCCTAACAGCTAGCACCATCCCATTGATCAGTGGGCAGTGTTGCTTGAGAGATAGTGAGCTCCCCGTGATTCAGAGTCTGGGGACACACTGAGGCCATGCACAACAGCGCCAGAGAACATGGCTCTGTAGCCAGGCCTTCTGGACAGGGGGCCCTTTCTGGCTGTGTGATCATCGGCAGGACATCTCAATCTTTGAATCTCTGGTGTCTGACTCTACGaactgggcaggggtgggggtacGGGTCAGAGAGCCTCCCTCCTGAGGTTGAGCATGGATCCAACAAGATCATACACACCAAGTGTccagaactgtgcctggcacatcacCTGGTAACGTTTGGCATCAGCCAATAACTGGCTGGAGCTTGTGATCAGGGGGTCGGATTAGCCTTCCTGaggcccagccctgtccctgccaTGCATGGGAGCCAGACCACCCGGGGCCCTTCACTTCTTTGACACGTTTGGCCCTGGGCCACACCCATTCTGGGTCTGTGTCTTTATCAATAGCCTACATTGTAGGATTAGTTTGAGGATTATATTAGGCAACGAGGAAGAAGAAGAGCTTGAGAGCTTGGCTCCGGGTCTGAGACAGACAACACGTGAGTGCAGGTTTCTATTATTATCAGAGGTTAGGGATGCTGTTGAGATGACCACAGGTACAGAGAGGATATGGGGCAAGGCTTCTTTGGGCccggggcagagggagaggtGTTCTTCGATCTCCTCTCCCAAGGTAGAAAGGACATGGCTGCAGAGGTTATACAGCAGCTGGGCCCGTCCCTGCCCGTGGGTACTGAGGTGTGGGCCATGGGGCACCCACCGGGGGTCCTTCCTGAGctctcccctctgtcccccaggcctcCTGTCTGTGCTCACACCTGTGGTCCTGGGGCTGAAGGCAGTGACCTTGGCTGCACTCCTACTGACCCTGGCTGCCTGCCGGAGAAGCTCTGAGCAAGAAGACTTCAAGACCTTGGGCCCAGCAGAGCCTCACATCTTAGCATGGGGCAAGGGGCAAGGGTGAGGGTAGGTCCCAGTGTGGACCCTCCAGGCTCCTTAACTATTTCTCAGCCTCTGGATGCTCCCTAGGCCTCATGCCGAACTCCTAGATTCCTAAATCTGGTGTCAGTTCCCCTAGTGAAATTCCCCTCTTTGCACTGGGCTCCCCCTGATGTGTCTCCTATCTGCTCTCAATCTCTTCGAGCCCTCATTGTCCTTCAGGCCCTGGCTTGGGTCTCTCCCCTTTGCCCTTGCCCATGCTGCAGCCCATCTGGGGTGTCCTCCCCTTTTCTCCACCTCGTCCTCAAATATCTAACTCTGAGTCTTCTTCCCAGAAGGTGTTCCTGAGCATCTCTGAGCTCGACCAGACAGACCACCTGTGCGCCTCCATCTACACTCTTCTCTCCCcatttcctgccttctttccttccccctgTGGCTGGCTGGGGGAGTGTAAGAGTTAGAATGCAGGTCTAGCAGTTGTCACAAGGCTCTTAAGTAATAGAGGCTTAAACCAGAAAAAAGATGATTTCTCTAGTAACATCCGGCCATAAGCAAGCCAGGCAATACTGGGGCTCCCTGGTTTTGAGCAAGGGATTGCTTGATCTTGTTGTTACCAGGTCCACATTCCAGGCAGCCAGACTGGGgaagaggtgggggaagggagcatGATCCTCTCCTTTAAGGGCACAGTCAGGAACTGGCCCACCTCACCTTTAATTGGCTGGAATGTGGTCACGTGGTCATACCTAGCTGCAAAAtcagctgggaaatgtagtctttattctGGCAGCAATGTGCCCTGCTGAACTGGAGGGTGGATATCAGGAAATAACCAGTAATCTTTGCCACAGTGGCATAAAGGCAGCCTCCTTCTTGCTATGTAGAACAGTGAAGTTTAATTCCCAGCGCCTcttcccaccaccacctccactaGGGCAGCAGTAACACGGGGCAGCAGTTCTCAAGAAGAGTCATTTTGCTCCCATGGAACTTTTGGCAAtgctagagacatttttggtggaTGCTACCaccatctagtgggtagaggccaggggtgctgttGTTTCTCTACAACAAAGAACTATGTAATGCAAAGTGTCAGCAGTGCGGAAGTTGAAAAGCCCTGATGTAGGGAGACGTTTGCGTGCCCATGAGTCGGTCACGCTTGACTTCTAACCCTGAAGCCTCTGCTTCCTCACTGGGTGCCCTTAGTGACTAATCTGTCACTTCCCCTCAAGAAACATTGAGGACCTCTCTGCCTTGTTTAAGAACCAATACAATTCCGCATTTCCTGAGAGCCTACTGTGTGCTGTGTGCACTGTGAACACTCAATACATGTgaagtctcttttctctttccatgcgAACATGTATTAGCACCTACCATGGTGGGCAGTGGATTAGTCTGGGTGTTTTTCattataacaaacaaaaaaaaccccagcttGAACTAAACCAAAGAGGACACTGATTTACTCTGAGAATTGAATAAATCACTGAGTGATATCAGACATTAGAGAGGGTAGGTAAGGTCAGCTGAAAAGTACCCCCCCAAAGATATCCATGACCTGCATCTCTAGGACCTATATATGTTGCCTtatatggggggggggaggacttTGTGGGTGTGATCAAATTAAGAATTTTGATATGGGAGGTTttcctggattatctaggtgggcccTAAAAGAGATCACAAGTGTCCCtgtaagagagagacagagggagatttGATATAGAAGAAGAGGGGAAGCAAAGTGACCACAAAGGCAgagactagagtgccgtgaccCCAAGTTAAGGAATAccggcagccaccagaagctggaagaagcaaggaatggattctcccctaaGAGTCTCCAGAAGGagcgtggccctgccaacaccttgatgtcagacttccggcctccagaactacgagagaatacatttgtgttgttttaaaacactaaatttgtggtcatttgttgcCTCCAGAAACCAGACATAGGAATCAGCCAGTAAGTACAGTCCTGCAAGGCCAAGGAGAGACAGGGTGGAGCAATGGTTAGGAACACAGACTCGGGAGCTGTGCAATATCTAGGTTCAAACTCATTTAGGAGTCTAGATTTcgccatctgtaaaatggaaatgataatactTCATAGGGTTTTCGTGAGGATGGATGAGTTGGCATACTTAATGCTCTTTTTAGAGTGTCTGGGGCATAGTAAGTGCTTCGGGTAGTGTTATGGGGAAGGATGCCCCCAAGGCCTCTGGAGGGGGAGCCAGGAATCCCTGGCTAAGAAAGGGCTTTCCCCAGTGGCACAAAAGTGAAGAGGGGATGACAATGAGGTTCAAAAACTCAAATATCAGCCAAGGAACTGAGTCTTGGGGGGCCAATCACCCCCAGATCTTTAAGCCAGGGCAAATCTTTGTCAGTTTCCAAGGTGGAAAGACTTTACTGGCAACCATGTGTGAGCACAGTCCAGAGTGAGTCTCCACCCTCCTGAACTTTCTGGAGAGTTGGGGGGCATTTCAGGTCAACAAAGCAATGAAGGGGGCAGGGACTGGGGACTAGAGCTGGTGCTGGGTGGCCTTGCCATGGAAAGGAGAGTCTCACACCACCAAGAACAGCCCCTCCTTTCACACATCCTGCCAGGACCTAGTACAGCTGCACACTTGCTCCTAATACCCAAACCTAGACCCTAATCCGtttgacatatatatttaaagtattttttgctTGGTTTTAATATACACCGAATTTTCCAGGCAAACTACTCTGTCAGTTGAGGGAAGGTTGGACTTTGTGTTGTTCATATCTTTATCAAGAGGGGTTCTGACCGAGCCTGCAAcctgaaggatgagcaggagctgacaaagggaagaggaagggaagtaTCCCAGACAGGGCAGCAGGAGGCAAGAGGGCAAAGAAGCTGAAGGACCTAAAAGACAGGATTGTGTCTGAGAAGGTGCCCCTGGAGCAAAGGCCTGAAGAAAGTGAAGAGGTCAGTGAGGGGAAGGTGTTCCAGACAAAGGGAGCAGCCAAAACAAAGGTCCCAAGGCAAATGCATGCCTGGCACATTCCAGGAACTGCAAGAGGGGCAGAGGAAGCCAGCGGGACCCATAGGAGATGGGATGGAGGAGCTGGCCCATTTAACGTGGGCCTTGCAGGACGTGAGACTGTCTTTTATGCAGGGTGAGATGGAGAAGCAGGACAGGGTTGTGAGCAGAGGAATGTTAAATTCACCGTCTGGTTGCCCCAGCCGCCCCTTTATAATGTAAGCAGCAAGAGGGCAGGGACCTTTGCTGCCATAAACACAGCCCTGGAAGAGCATCGGGCCATTGATAGCTCTCAGGAAATGTTTGAAcaagtaagtgaatgaatgaatgaataacttaaTGAAATGAGGTGATGAGTCAGTGAATAATTGCCACGCTGATTCCTTCAGGGATCCTTGATCCCACGTGTAATATCCGCCGCGCCTCCCATCCTCGGCTCGGCTTCCCCCAGTGCGGTTAGGCTGCGGTCTGCGCCGCGGCCGCCAGAGGGGGCGCGGAGCGGCGGGGTTTCCCGCACGGAGGGCTTTGCGTGAGGCACCGcgtggggcggggcctgcgggcgGGCTCTCAGCGGCTGGGCCCGATTGACCCGCCAGCCGAACGCGGCAGCCGGAGCGGTTTTGGAAGCGCACAGGGCGAAGATGGCGGCGGAGCGACAGGAGGCGCTGAGGGAGTTCGTGGCGGTGACAGACGCCGAGGAGGACCGGGCCCGCTTCTTCCTTGAGTCGGCCGGCTGGGACCTGCAGGTAGTACCGCGAGGCAGACTACATCGGGTGGACCGGGGACTGCGGAGCGCGGGCGTCCGGCGCACTAAGCCCGCGGCGGCCGAAGCGCACAGTCATCCCCGCTCGGCCGCTGCCGGACCCAGGCCTCATGGTCCTGGGTCCGCTTGTCACGCGTCGCCCGCTCGGCTGGGGAGTGGGGGAATGCGGACTAGCCCCAGCCTGCTCTGCCGTGCCTCGGTTTCTCCCTCTGTCTGGCTTGCTCACGGCGTCAGCAAGACTTTGGGCACTGCCGCAGCCGGCGTGAAGGGAGGGTATCTGGGGGCGTGGCTGCCGCGCCGAGAGTCTTCTGGAGACCCGGCTGGTCCGAATGACCAGCTCTTGGGTGAAGCAGCGCTGCAGACCAGGTTGTCAATCGTTTCCATTTCCGAAGCCCGGCAGCCAgtggagggaggagctgggcccGCGACCTGGCCCACGCCCCCTCCTATCTGATTGCTGGGGGAAACTACCACTGGTCTGGTGGCGCAAGGTTGGATGGAGCCTCTTCACCCTTCTTAGttaatttatctgtaaaatgggagtctCATGGAAATTACTTTCTAGTCCACTGTCATGTGCTAAATATTCACGAAATACTTTCTGGTTAATTAAGACGACTTATGTTAAGCTTCACGAGGCAGGGATTTTTGTACACTGATCAATCCCCACTGCCTGCTCTAGAACGATACCTGGCACGTAATAAGCCCTCAGTAATTAACTATAGAAAGAATTGCATAAATGTTCTTGGCCAGCCTACGTCTTaggttgatgatgatgatgatgactaatatttattgagtacctaccatAAGGCAAGTGCTGTTCTAACTGCTTTACATGTTTTAGGTTATTTAACCTTAGCATTTTGCAGCCGAGATTTagggagattaagtaacttgttcaaggcgTCACTAACTGCCACGCAGAAGAGATAGGATTGAGAGCTCAGTTCTCTCTAATTCTAAGCAAACAGAACCCAAGCTTTTACCACCATCCTGGCAACACCATGAGGTAAAGACtagccccattttatggatgaggggTTGGAAGCTCAGAGGGCAAGggatgtgcccaaggtcacatagccagtaTCTCAATTGGGATTTGAACTGGCTCTGGTGCCAAATGTAAATTGCTTCCCGGACATAAGAGAATTAGTAAAGCATCACACCTGTGCAGACAGTGTGAAGTCGCTGTGCTGGGCAGAAATAAACAGAAGAGTTTCTGCCTGAAAGACCTAAAATCACATTATTATGGTCAGCAGGTCATCTGTCCCATTCTCCTCATGgtataggtggggaaactgagactcatgCATATGATGTGACTTCCCTAGCAGGGCCAGGACTTCAATGTAGGCTCCCTGAATGCCAGTTCAGTGCATGTCCTGTGACAACACACTGCCTCCCAGCCAATTTGTTATGTCCCATGGCAGCTCACTGCCTCCTGTAAGACTCATGACCTTGAGGACAGGAGCCAGGTCTATTTCATCTTTATGACCTCAGtgctctttttcatttatttgtgcaaAGTAAGTGGTAAATGCCTATCCATTAAGTTGGTAAGAGTTATACAGTGACAGATGTCCAGAGAACTCCCATATTCCTTCTGTAGGTATAGACCTAAGACATGAGTATTCATAAATCTTAGTAGATCATCTCATCTAGTGTGCAAGGTTGGTGGGATGggtatccccatttcacagattaggACAAGacttcagaaagaaaggaaaagtagcAACCTGGATTGACATAGTTCCTGACTCCTGGTTATAATGGAAGAGCTTAAGAGTGAGGGCCTGAGCAGACTGCCTAGGATCGAAACTAGTTCCATGCCTTACCAACTATGTAACCTTGgacaatttctttttaacttagtGCTTCTGTATCAGCTATAAAGTGAAATGATAATAGTACTAATAGCATAGAgttctgtgaggattaaatgaattaacacatGTACAATGCTCAGAACAACCTGGCACAtaaataagtgctcaataaatgtgtgctgCTTATACTAGAtcatatttcttcataaaatgagaatgagGAGTGTCTTCCATCCCAGCCTTCCTTCTGCTTCCGTTAGTGAGTAGAATTTGTTTCAGGTGATATGAAAGCTAATAGTTGGGCTTTTACTTGTTGGTGTGATTTTCTATGGCCCCTGGATATGTAAGTATGAGCCTGTCTTTATTCCTTTGTGCTCAGAGGAGATATGTGTTAAGTGAAGGCCTTTTTAAGGGTCCCAAAGGTACTACCTCTCTGTTTCAGATCGCACTAGCGAGCTTTTATGAGGACGGAGGGGACGAAGACATTGTGACCATTTCTCAGGCAACCCCCAGTTCAGTGTCCAGAGGCACAGCCCCCAGGTAAGGGCCAACTTCAATTATTGCTACATGAGTGTTTCCAGCAGTGATAAGAAGCTATTTTCTGACTTGACAAAGGGTTCAGGCCTGGGTGTGTGGACCAGGGAGTTTGAGTGAGAAAGTTAGATTGAGTGGTGGGTAGCAATTCCCTGCAAGCCTTAGTTATTTCCTGTAGATATATGCATGACTCTTACCTGAATGTAGTTTGTGGTTTAACCCTGGGGGAAACTATAGAacctacttttaagatttttgaggctcttttatttatgaaatgtaaGAAGTGATTGCTCCATCTCTGCAGTATTTAAGTAGAAGTCAAAGGACTTCCTTTCAGGGGTGCTATAGATGTAAAAGAGTAAGCCAGATGACTTTAGAAAGGCTCTTTTGATATTTTAGGATGCCCATTGCCATATTAGGATGTCTTGTACAAATTAAATCTATATAGCCTACCCTTTCCCAAATTGACTAGAGAGATGTTATTAGGTGAAACAGTACCAACCTTTGTGATCCCATTGGCCTCCCTGGCTACCACAGCAGATTACTGCTGTGATCTGCAGAGTGAGACAATGCTGATCTTCCAGGAAACAGGCAGGGGCACTTCCTGCAAAGGTGTCTGACCTATGATCCCCCTCTCTGCTTTAGCCTGTTTTCTTCTACTCTCTAGTAGATGTTTTAGCCAGAAATTTTTATTTGGGTTTGAATTCAACCCCAGAGTATAGATATAATGTTTCTTTGCTATGAAGTTATAGATTATGTTTCTCTCCAAGGGCATCTGAGGTTTAAGGTACTTTTCATCCCTTTGAAGAAAGATCACTAGCCCCACATCTCATTGCTACTTTAACTTTTTTCCCTAAGTCCCATCTCCAGAGGGGAGCAGGTAGTAGGATGATCTTTCAGTTACATGCAGGTGCTAACCTGTGAGGTATCAGTAATGGCACATCAGGACGTTACTGCCTGGGACATGGTTGTTAGGGTAGGGGCTCTTCTTGCAGCTACTAGTAGAGATGGCTGATTTCCTGGGTATGAGTCTTTGACAGCCACCTCAGGGTAATATTGGGGGTTTTGCCATGTCAGAAGTACAGAATGAGAGAAGTTGAAACATAACTTCCAATGCCAACCACATGTTTACTCCTCACTTCTCCAGCAGTCTCTAAGTCCTTTCCAGGTAGTGGTTTATTAACATGGGCCCAGGAGCCTGACTACCTAcattcaaatctcagttctgaTGCTTAAGAGCTTGATGACATTGGGCAGGTAACTTAACATTTCAGTCCCTCTTTTTCTTCACCTGTCTAATGGGAAGGATAGTGGTACCTACCACATgggagattaaatgagttaatacttaCAAAGCATTTTGAACACAGTATGTGTTAGctgctttcattttattactATCATTTTTAGCATCCATTTTCAATTTCCCTGTTCTGTGTACCCTTCCTattctttatgtatatttaaaaatgggcataaaagtaaaagaatcaaGGAAATAGAGTTTAACATTAAGACCAAAGTGAGTAAAAGACTGGACACACATTCAGGCCAAGAGGGGCTTGTCTTGTTGCTTTGGTTAAGCCTCAGACTGAGTACTGGGCTTACATGAAGCCAAGAAAAAGgggtgggagactgaggcagaaggattgcttgaggtcaggagtttgagaccagcctca harbors:
- the SIRPB2 gene encoding signal-regulatory protein beta-2 isoform X3, translated to MTPAPTRLAHSPPCSLLLALFLVLSAQGLSSSVVGASEQSNGNEWHALQPEGPMLVAEGETLILRCTAVGSCVDDMIKWVKVSSQDQQEIYNFKRGFFPGVVPMIQRTSEPLNCDYSIYILNVTKEHAGTYHCVRSDGLSEHSETKADEGTSVLVKGAGDPKPYLWIIQPQDLVLVTAGDTAFLNCTVLGDGPPGPIRWFRGAGLSREAIYNFEGISQPNVTAVRASKNDFSILLGAISTEDAGTYYCIKFHRKPNRQYLSGQGTTLRVKAKPTSSQEAAFSGEHVARISPTGLLSVLTPVVLGLKAVTLAALLLTLAACRRSSEQEDFKTLGPAEPHILAWGKGQGRCS
- the SIRPB2 gene encoding signal-regulatory protein beta-2 isoform X4, coding for MTPAPTRLAHSPPCSLLLALFLVLSAQGLSSSVVGASEQSNGNEWHALQPEGPMLVAEGETLILRCTAVGSCVDDMIKWVKVSSQDQQEIYNFKRGFFPGVVPMIQRTSEPLNCDYSIYILNVTKEHAGTYHCVRSDGLSEHSETKADEGTSVLVKGAGDPKPYLWIIQPQDLVLVTAGDTAFLNCTVLGDGPPGPIRWFRGAGLSREAIYNFEGISQPNVTAVRASKNDFSILLGAISTEDAGTYYCIKFHRKPNRQYLSGQGTTLRVKAKPTSSQEAAFSGEHVARISPTGLLSVLTPVVLGLKAVTLAALLLTLAACRRSSEQEDFKTLGPAEPHILAWGKGQGCS
- the SIRPB2 gene encoding signal-regulatory protein beta-2 isoform X1, coding for MTPAPTRLAHSPPCSLLLALFLVLSAQGLSSSVVGASEQSNGNEWHALQPEGPMLVAEGETLILRCTAVGSCVDDMIKWVKVSSQDQQEIYNFKRGFFPGVVPMIQRTSEPLNCDYSIYILNVTKEHAGTYHCVRSDGLSEHSETKADEGTSVLVKGAGDPKPYLWIIQPQDLVLVTAGDTAFLNCTVLGDGPPGPIRWFRGAGLSREAIYNFEGISQPNVTAVRASKNDFSILLGAISTEDAGTYYCIKFHRKPNRQYLSGQGTTLRVKAKPTSSQEAAFSGEHVARISPTGLLSVLTPVVLGLKAVTLAALLLTLAACRRSSEQEDFKTLGPAEPHILAWGKGQGWALKEITSVPVRERQREI
- the SIRPB2 gene encoding signal-regulatory protein beta-2 isoform X5 produces the protein MTPAPTRLAHSPPCSLLLALFLVLSAQGLSSSVVGASEQSNGNEWHALQPEGPMLVAEGETLILRCTAVGSCVDDMIKWVKVSSQDQQEIYNFKRGFFPGVVPMIQRTSEPLNCDYSIYILNVTKEHAGTYHCVRSDGLSEHSETKADEGTSVLVKGAGDPKPYLWIIQPQDLVLVTAGDTAFLNCTVLGDGPPGPIRWFRGAGLSREAIYNFEGISQPNVTAVRASKNDFSILLGAISTEDAGTYYCIKFHRKPNRQYLSGQGTTLRVKAKPTSSQEAAFSGEHVARISPTGLLSVLTPVVLGLKAVTLAALLLTLAACRRSSEQEDFKTLGPAEPHILAWGKGQG
- the SIRPB2 gene encoding signal-regulatory protein beta-2 isoform X2, which gives rise to MTPAPTRLAHSPPCSLLLALFLVLSGASEQSNGNEWHALQPEGPMLVAEGETLILRCTAVGSCVDDMIKWVKVSSQDQQEIYNFKRGFFPGVVPMIQRTSEPLNCDYSIYILNVTKEHAGTYHCVRSDGLSEHSETKADEGTSVLVKGAGDPKPYLWIIQPQDLVLVTAGDTAFLNCTVLGDGPPGPIRWFRGAGLSREAIYNFEGISQPNVTAVRASKNDFSILLGAISTEDAGTYYCIKFHRKPNRQYLSGQGTTLRVKAKPTSSQEAAFSGEHVARISPTGLLSVLTPVVLGLKAVTLAALLLTLAACRRSSEQEDFKTLGPAEPHILAWGKGQGWALKEITSVPVRERQREI
- the SIRPB2 gene encoding signal-regulatory protein beta-2 isoform X6, whose translation is MLVAEGETLILRCTAVGSCVDDMIKWVKVSSQDQQEIYNFKRGFFPGVVPMIQRTSEPLNCDYSIYILNVTKEHAGTYHCVRSDGLSEHSETKADEGTSVLVKGAGDPKPYLWIIQPQDLVLVTAGDTAFLNCTVLGDGPPGPIRWFRGAGLSREAIYNFEGISQPNVTAVRASKNDFSILLGAISTEDAGTYYCIKFHRKPNRQYLSGQGTTLRVKAKPTSSQEAAFSGEHVARISPTGLLSVLTPVVLGLKAVTLAALLLTLAACRRSSEQEDFKTLGPAEPHILAWGKGQGWALKEITSVPVRERQREI